In Spirosoma aureum, a single genomic region encodes these proteins:
- a CDS encoding ABC transporter ATP-binding protein produces MPILWKYLKPYRWLAVLALLLAGVAQILALVDPIIFGKLIDEYATNPGAKTDSEKISGVLQLLALAVGVAILSNITKAFQEYMTRLVVQKFGTDIFNDGLKQTLRLSYQEFGDQSSGATLSILQKVRTDTEKFINSFVNVLFSSIVGIGFLIWYAVTKHWALVPVFLIGVLLLGGLTGLLSKQIKTTQRSINRETALLSGVITESLRNIELIKSLGLTFPEIRRLKEQTSRIFELEMFKVKRVRLLSFWQSTTLNVLKQSVLFTLLWLIFRNVLSTGELISMQFISVSIFNPLQDLGNIILAYREAEAGLNSFDQLMQKPIERNPESPVEVGPIERLRFADVIFRHKGANQNAIDGVSFEATLGDTIAFVGPSGSGKSTMVKLLVGLYRPVGGEIYYNDISTKDIRFNPMRRQIGFVTQDTHLFSGTIRENLLFVKPDATEAELLDALDKAACDHLLARSEKGLDTQIGEGGLKMSGGEKQRLSIARALVRHPRLLIFDEATSALDSLTEEEITDTVRSVSALNEQITILIAHRLSTILHANTIFVLEKGKIVETGSHDELVAQKGLYYAMWRQQIGERKTGNVSA; encoded by the coding sequence ATGCCTATTCTCTGGAAATACCTCAAGCCATACCGCTGGCTGGCTGTGCTTGCATTGCTGTTAGCGGGAGTTGCGCAGATTCTCGCACTGGTCGACCCGATTATTTTCGGTAAACTCATCGACGAATACGCCACCAATCCTGGCGCGAAAACCGATTCCGAAAAAATTTCGGGGGTGTTACAACTCCTGGCCCTGGCTGTTGGTGTTGCCATACTGTCCAACATAACCAAGGCATTTCAGGAGTACATGACCCGCCTTGTTGTTCAGAAGTTCGGTACCGATATTTTCAATGACGGGCTTAAACAAACGCTGCGGTTGTCGTATCAGGAATTTGGCGATCAGAGCAGTGGCGCAACACTGTCTATTCTGCAAAAGGTGCGTACCGACACCGAGAAGTTTATCAACTCCTTCGTGAACGTCCTGTTTTCGTCCATTGTGGGTATAGGTTTTCTGATCTGGTATGCCGTAACGAAACATTGGGCGCTTGTGCCTGTGTTTTTGATTGGCGTACTTTTGCTAGGTGGCCTGACGGGTCTGCTAAGCAAGCAGATCAAAACGACGCAGCGATCGATCAACCGTGAAACAGCGCTGCTATCGGGTGTTATTACCGAATCGCTTCGAAATATCGAACTGATCAAAAGTCTGGGCCTGACGTTTCCGGAAATTCGCCGACTGAAAGAGCAAACCAGCCGAATTTTCGAGTTAGAAATGTTTAAAGTAAAGCGGGTTCGACTGTTATCGTTCTGGCAAAGCACAACGCTCAATGTGCTGAAACAGTCGGTGTTATTTACGCTACTCTGGTTGATATTCCGAAATGTGCTCAGCACCGGGGAACTGATCTCCATGCAGTTTATTTCGGTCTCGATATTCAACCCATTGCAGGATCTGGGCAATATCATCCTGGCCTATCGGGAAGCAGAAGCCGGTTTGAACAGTTTCGATCAATTGATGCAGAAACCGATCGAACGAAATCCGGAATCGCCCGTAGAAGTAGGGCCAATCGAACGGTTGCGCTTTGCGGATGTGATCTTTCGACACAAAGGTGCCAATCAAAATGCGATCGATGGTGTTTCGTTTGAGGCCACGCTGGGCGATACCATCGCTTTTGTTGGGCCATCGGGGTCCGGAAAATCGACGATGGTTAAACTGCTGGTAGGGCTTTATCGACCTGTGGGTGGCGAAATTTATTACAACGATATATCGACCAAAGACATACGGTTCAATCCGATGCGTCGCCAGATCGGTTTCGTCACGCAGGATACGCACCTGTTTTCAGGGACAATTCGCGAAAATCTATTATTTGTCAAACCCGATGCCACAGAAGCCGAGTTACTCGACGCGCTGGACAAAGCAGCCTGTGATCATTTACTGGCTCGCTCCGAAAAAGGGCTCGATACCCAGATTGGCGAAGGCGGCCTTAAGATGTCTGGTGGTGAAAAACAACGTCTATCCATTGCCCGGGCGTTGGTTCGCCATCCCCGGTTGTTGATTTTCGATGAAGCAACGTCTGCGCTGGACTCACTGACCGAGGAAGAAATTACGGATACTGTGCGAAGTGTATCGGCCTTAAATGAGCAGATCACCATTTTGATTGCTCACCGACTTTCGACCATTTTGCACGCCAATACGATTTTTGTGCTCGAAAAGGGCAAGATTGTTGAAACAGGAAGCCACGATGAACTCGTTGCCCAGAAGGGCCTTTATTACGCCATGTGGCGGCAACAAATCGGCGAACGAAAAACGGGAAACGTTAGTGCATAA
- the zwf gene encoding glucose-6-phosphate dehydrogenase, translated as MIPATNQRPAATVLFIFGGSGDLNLRKLTPALYNLFIDKYLPEHFSVVGIGRSKYTDESFRERLLEGVNEFSRRKDGPWNEFAPSISYLQMDGGDAAAYSAISDFVEAKKQEWGESPNVLFYLAVAPQLVPGIATNLAKLELCGDKSHVRIVVEKPFGHDLKTAQELNTLLGGLFAEEQIYRIDHYLGKETVQNILALRFANSLFEPIWNRRYVEHIQITAAETVGLEGRGGYYEGSGALRDMIQNHLLQVLCMVATEAPISFDANEVRNKKVDVLNAIRRIQPDQVKDVAVRGQYGPGKVKDKEMPGYREEEGVDPNSATETFAAIKLFVDNWRWEDVPFYLRTGKSMPEKTTVITVQFKPAPSYAFPGEATGSWEANRLVISIQPAMDIRLRFQAKRPGQTLAIDPVEMVFSYKTAYDGQEPEAYETLLLDALTGDATLFMRADQVEAAWKVVTPIIEAWGHEAPTDFPNYTPGSWGPQAAMDLIEKDGFKWMTK; from the coding sequence ATGATCCCAGCTACTAACCAGCGGCCCGCTGCTACCGTACTTTTTATTTTTGGCGGCAGTGGAGACCTCAATTTGCGCAAACTAACTCCCGCGCTTTACAATTTGTTTATCGATAAATACCTGCCTGAACATTTCTCGGTGGTTGGTATCGGGCGAAGCAAGTATACCGACGAAAGCTTTCGGGAACGATTGCTTGAAGGCGTAAATGAATTCTCCCGGCGTAAAGACGGACCCTGGAATGAATTTGCACCCAGTATTTCATACCTGCAAATGGATGGGGGAGATGCAGCCGCTTACTCGGCTATTTCGGATTTTGTCGAGGCCAAAAAACAGGAGTGGGGCGAATCGCCAAACGTCTTGTTCTATTTGGCCGTAGCTCCTCAATTAGTACCAGGCATTGCTACAAACCTGGCAAAGCTTGAACTCTGCGGTGATAAATCCCACGTTCGAATTGTCGTTGAAAAACCATTTGGTCATGATCTGAAAACGGCACAGGAGTTGAACACGCTTCTGGGCGGGTTGTTTGCCGAAGAGCAGATTTACCGAATCGACCATTATCTCGGCAAAGAGACCGTACAAAATATTCTGGCTTTACGCTTTGCGAACTCGCTCTTTGAGCCGATCTGGAACCGCCGTTATGTCGAGCATATTCAGATCACTGCCGCCGAAACGGTTGGTCTGGAAGGCCGTGGTGGTTACTACGAAGGGTCGGGAGCTTTGCGCGATATGATCCAGAATCACCTGTTGCAGGTGTTGTGCATGGTCGCAACGGAAGCACCAATTAGTTTTGATGCCAACGAAGTCCGTAACAAAAAAGTCGACGTGCTGAACGCCATCCGTCGGATTCAGCCTGATCAGGTTAAAGATGTTGCTGTTCGGGGACAATATGGCCCCGGCAAAGTGAAGGATAAGGAAATGCCCGGCTATCGGGAAGAAGAAGGTGTAGACCCGAATTCGGCTACTGAAACCTTTGCTGCTATTAAACTATTCGTAGATAACTGGCGCTGGGAAGATGTACCGTTCTATTTGCGGACGGGCAAGTCGATGCCCGAAAAAACGACGGTTATCACCGTTCAGTTTAAACCCGCTCCCAGTTATGCGTTCCCCGGCGAAGCTACGGGCAGTTGGGAGGCTAACCGGCTGGTTATAAGCATTCAGCCTGCTATGGATATCCGGCTGCGGTTCCAGGCAAAGCGGCCCGGTCAGACGCTGGCTATCGACCCTGTTGAAATGGTGTTTAGTTATAAAACAGCCTATGATGGTCAGGAGCCAGAAGCCTACGAAACGCTCTTGCTGGATGCCCTGACAGGTGATGCGACGTTATTTATGCGTGCCGATCAGGTTGAAGCAGCCTGGAAAGTTGTAACGCCAATCATCGAAGCCTGGGGCCACGAAGCACCAACTGACTTCCCGAATTATACGCCCGGTTCCTGGGGCCCTCAGGCCGCTATGGACCTGATCGAGAAAGACGGGTTTAAGTGGATGACTAAATAA
- the rpiB gene encoding ribose 5-phosphate isomerase B, whose translation MKIAIGSDHAGFRYKEAIKTFLTGLGHEVIDKGTYAETPSVDYPRFIRPVAEAVAAGEVDRGVVLGGSGNGEAITANRIKGVRCALCWNEESARLGRQHNDANVISLGERMMSEETALKLVQIWLDTPFEGGRHLARIQELDE comes from the coding sequence ATGAAAATTGCCATTGGCTCCGACCACGCCGGTTTCCGTTATAAAGAAGCCATCAAAACATTTCTAACCGGCCTCGGCCACGAAGTAATTGACAAAGGTACCTATGCCGAGACACCATCCGTCGATTATCCCCGGTTTATTCGGCCTGTTGCCGAGGCTGTTGCAGCGGGGGAGGTCGATCGGGGCGTTGTTTTGGGTGGATCTGGAAACGGAGAAGCCATCACGGCCAACCGAATCAAAGGCGTTCGGTGCGCCCTGTGCTGGAATGAAGAATCCGCACGGCTGGGGCGTCAGCACAACGACGCTAATGTTATCTCCCTCGGCGAACGAATGATGTCGGAAGAAACAGCGCTAAAACTCGTTCAGATCTGGCTCGATACACCGTTTGAAGGCGGGCGGCACCTGGCCCGGATTCAGGAACTGGACGAGTAA
- the pgl gene encoding 6-phosphogluconolactonase has protein sequence MQLIIKKNPTDLAKAAADFIAKRIKDVLKKPGPNGQDRFTIALSGGSTPKALHELLAKSPYREQIPWAQLHVFWGDERYVPIDDEQSNAGMAYDTLLGHVYTPEDQIHVWRTELEPEAAAADYDRILHEYFGETGPSFDLVLLGMGDDGHTLSLFPGTEVVHEQTAWTKAYFLEQQNMYRLTLTAPIVNRASCVAFLVAGPKKAEPLKEVLEGTYNPDKYPSQEIKPTDGELVWIVDEKAAELLKK, from the coding sequence ATGCAACTCATTATTAAAAAGAATCCGACTGATCTGGCCAAAGCTGCGGCTGATTTTATCGCGAAGCGAATTAAAGACGTTCTGAAGAAGCCGGGGCCTAATGGGCAGGATCGGTTTACGATTGCCTTATCGGGTGGGAGTACACCCAAAGCGTTACACGAACTACTGGCCAAATCGCCTTATCGGGAACAGATTCCGTGGGCACAGTTGCATGTTTTCTGGGGCGACGAGCGTTATGTGCCCATTGACGATGAGCAGAGTAACGCAGGAATGGCTTACGACACGCTGCTGGGTCATGTCTACACGCCCGAAGATCAGATTCACGTCTGGCGCACGGAGCTTGAACCCGAAGCCGCTGCCGCCGATTATGACCGGATTTTACACGAGTATTTCGGCGAAACGGGCCCGTCTTTCGATCTCGTTCTGCTCGGTATGGGCGACGATGGTCACACGCTTTCCCTGTTTCCTGGCACTGAGGTTGTCCATGAACAAACGGCCTGGACAAAGGCCTATTTTCTGGAGCAACAGAATATGTATCGCCTGACGCTGACTGCTCCCATCGTCAATCGAGCGTCCTGTGTAGCGTTTCTGGTCGCTGGCCCCAAGAAAGCCGAACCCCTGAAAGAGGTACTGGAAGGAACCTATAATCCGGATAAATACCCATCACAGGAGATTAAACCAACAGATGGTGAACTCGTCTGGATAGTGGATGAAAAAGCGGCTGAGTTGCTGAAAAAATAA
- a CDS encoding NADP-dependent malic enzyme, with translation MQQKIRREDALDYHAKGRPGKLEVIPTKEYSTQRDLSLAYSPGVAEPCLAIEANPDDAYKYTAKGNLVAVISNGTAVLGLGDIGAAASKPVMEGKGLLFKIYADIDVFDIELNTKDIDEFARTVKILEPTFGGVNLEDIKAPECFEIEERIKRELNIPVMHDDQHGTAIVSGAALLNALELVGKQIDTAQFVFMGAGAAAISCARQYVALGAKLENIVMFDVNGPLRTDRTDLSEIMRPFATSRNIQSLADAFTGADVFVGLSKGNIIGQDLIRSMANDAIVFAMANPTPEISYEDAMAARPDIIMATGRSDYPNQVNNVLGFPYIFRGALDVRATEINEAMKLAATYALAELAKKPVPDIVNLAYGEDNMVFSRTYILPKPVDPRLLATVAPAVAKAAIESGVARMPITDWDAYEQQLARRLGQDNQISRVILTKAKTNPKRVVFADAENLKVLKAAQQVRDEGIAFPILLGETDKIQQIIKDNSLDLGQIPIIDPRAPEQNVLIERFADIYFEKRKRKGVNATEARKMMYYRNYFGAMMVETGEADALISGLTRSYPDTIRPALQIIGKEPGVQKVAGMYILLTKRGPLFFSDTTVNFNPTAEEIVEITEMTARTVERFNIKPRIALVTYSNFGSAKGEDAEKMNRAVEILQKKHPDLIVDGEIQAHLAFNTELLQQNHPFSKLVGEGANTLIFPNLSAANIAYNLMSETAGFDAIGPILLGIRKPVYVLQLGSSEREIVNMVAISVVEAQGK, from the coding sequence ATGCAACAGAAAATCCGGCGCGAAGATGCCCTTGATTACCACGCCAAGGGGCGTCCGGGTAAACTCGAAGTCATCCCGACGAAAGAATACAGTACCCAACGCGATCTCTCTCTTGCTTACTCTCCGGGTGTGGCCGAACCGTGTCTGGCCATTGAAGCCAACCCCGATGATGCCTACAAATACACCGCAAAAGGTAACCTCGTTGCTGTTATCAGTAACGGAACAGCCGTTTTAGGCTTAGGCGATATCGGCGCTGCAGCCAGCAAACCCGTCATGGAGGGTAAAGGATTACTCTTCAAAATTTATGCCGACATCGATGTTTTTGATATTGAACTCAATACAAAAGACATTGATGAGTTTGCACGAACCGTTAAAATTCTTGAGCCAACCTTTGGCGGTGTAAACCTTGAGGACATCAAGGCCCCTGAATGCTTTGAAATTGAGGAGCGCATTAAGCGAGAACTGAATATTCCGGTCATGCACGATGATCAGCATGGTACGGCTATTGTCAGTGGAGCAGCTTTACTCAACGCTCTTGAACTGGTTGGCAAACAGATCGATACGGCTCAGTTCGTATTTATGGGAGCCGGAGCTGCGGCTATTTCCTGTGCACGACAGTATGTGGCCTTAGGTGCCAAGCTTGAGAACATCGTTATGTTCGATGTAAATGGGCCACTTCGCACCGACCGCACCGACCTGAGCGAGATTATGCGGCCTTTTGCCACCTCCCGCAATATTCAGTCACTGGCCGATGCATTTACCGGAGCGGATGTATTTGTGGGTTTGTCGAAAGGCAACATTATTGGTCAGGACCTGATTCGTTCGATGGCCAACGATGCAATTGTGTTTGCCATGGCCAATCCCACGCCCGAAATCAGTTATGAGGATGCCATGGCTGCCCGACCCGATATCATCATGGCTACGGGTCGTTCAGACTACCCCAACCAGGTCAACAATGTGCTTGGGTTTCCGTATATTTTTCGGGGTGCGCTCGACGTTCGGGCTACCGAAATCAATGAGGCCATGAAGCTGGCGGCAACTTACGCTCTGGCAGAATTGGCCAAAAAGCCTGTGCCCGATATCGTTAATCTGGCGTATGGCGAAGACAACATGGTATTCAGCCGGACGTATATCCTGCCGAAGCCAGTTGATCCACGTCTACTGGCTACCGTTGCGCCCGCTGTAGCGAAAGCGGCTATTGAATCAGGTGTAGCCCGAATGCCCATTACCGACTGGGACGCTTATGAACAGCAACTCGCCCGGCGACTTGGCCAGGACAATCAGATTTCGCGGGTTATTCTGACCAAAGCCAAGACAAATCCCAAGCGCGTTGTCTTTGCCGATGCAGAAAACTTAAAAGTACTCAAAGCAGCTCAACAGGTTCGGGATGAGGGCATTGCGTTCCCGATTCTACTGGGCGAAACCGATAAGATCCAGCAAATCATTAAAGACAATAGTCTGGACCTGGGTCAAATTCCAATCATTGACCCACGCGCACCCGAGCAGAACGTATTGATTGAACGCTTTGCCGACATCTATTTTGAGAAACGAAAGCGAAAGGGCGTCAATGCCACCGAAGCGCGCAAAATGATGTATTACCGCAATTACTTCGGTGCCATGATGGTCGAAACGGGCGAGGCCGACGCGCTCATTTCTGGTCTGACGCGCAGTTACCCGGATACGATCCGACCCGCTTTGCAGATAATTGGGAAAGAACCGGGTGTGCAAAAAGTGGCCGGTATGTATATTCTGCTGACCAAACGCGGTCCGCTGTTTTTCTCTGACACAACGGTCAATTTTAACCCAACGGCCGAAGAGATCGTTGAGATCACAGAAATGACCGCCCGCACCGTTGAGCGCTTCAACATTAAGCCCCGTATTGCTTTAGTGACCTATTCAAACTTCGGGAGTGCGAAGGGAGAAGATGCGGAAAAGATGAATCGGGCAGTCGAGATTCTACAAAAGAAACACCCTGACCTCATTGTAGACGGCGAAATTCAGGCACACCTTGCCTTTAATACGGAGTTGCTTCAACAGAATCATCCGTTCAGTAAGTTAGTAGGCGAAGGCGCGAATACGTTGATTTTCCCGAACCTATCGGCCGCAAACATTGCCTACAACCTGATGTCGGAAACTGCTGGTTTCGACGCCATCGGGCCAATTCTACTGGGTATCCGTAAACCAGTTTATGTTTTACAACTGGGCTCATCGGAACGCGAAATTGTCAACATGGTTGCCATTTCGGTAGTGGAAGCACAGGGGAAATAA
- the truB gene encoding tRNA pseudouridine(55) synthase TruB: protein MSQEKAPPHVPGQADPGQVILIDKPLTWTSFDVANKLKYACKFKKIGHAGTLDPLATGLLILCTGKMTKQIDQYQAQEKEYTGTLVLGKTTPSVDLETAFDAEFDTIGITTEQIQNAAHQLTGDILQVPPIYSAVRVNGERLYEKARRGETADGIEGGIKSRQVTVSVFEVNTNRFPEVDFRIVCSKGTYIRSLVRDLGLLLNNGAYMSALRRTRIGNFRIADADTLEHFIAKCRPETGPPML, encoded by the coding sequence GTGTCGCAAGAAAAAGCACCACCACACGTTCCCGGGCAGGCAGATCCGGGACAGGTCATACTCATTGACAAGCCACTTACCTGGACATCGTTCGATGTGGCTAACAAGCTCAAATATGCCTGCAAATTCAAGAAAATCGGCCATGCTGGTACACTCGACCCCCTTGCAACCGGTTTATTGATTCTGTGCACGGGTAAAATGACGAAGCAGATTGATCAATATCAGGCACAGGAAAAAGAGTATACAGGCACGCTCGTTTTAGGAAAAACCACCCCATCGGTCGATCTCGAAACAGCCTTCGATGCTGAGTTTGATACAATTGGCATCACAACGGAACAAATCCAGAATGCGGCCCATCAACTTACGGGCGACATCCTGCAGGTACCGCCCATTTACTCGGCTGTTCGTGTCAATGGGGAGCGTCTTTATGAGAAAGCCCGCCGTGGAGAAACGGCAGACGGAATCGAGGGCGGTATCAAATCAAGACAGGTCACAGTATCTGTATTTGAGGTAAATACCAATCGATTTCCAGAAGTTGATTTCCGCATCGTATGTTCCAAAGGCACGTATATTCGCAGTCTGGTACGCGACCTTGGCCTATTACTCAACAATGGTGCCTACATGAGCGCCCTTCGCCGGACGCGCATTGGTAACTTCCGGATTGCCGATGCCGATACGCTCGAACATTTTATTGCCAAGTGCCGCCCAGAAACAGGCCCCCCAATGCTATGA
- a CDS encoding bifunctional riboflavin kinase/FAD synthetase, which yields MIVHRGLDDISPLSNAVVTSGTFDGVHRGHQTILTRLTEVAQTSEGESVLITYWPHPRTVVSNDSQDLKLLTTLDEKIELIEQAGVNHLIVIPFTRSFSELTSEQYIRQILIDKIGTKKLVIGYDHRFGRDREGGFDYIQAHQSEYGFEVEEIPRQDVEAVGVSSSKIRTALQEGNIHTANLFLGRQYNLTGTIVKGQQLGRTIGFPTANLQVDDPIKLVPANGVYAVDVVQAGQVYGGMLNIGFRPTVAGTHQTIETYIFDFDKDIYGEHMTLRFREFLRPEQKFEGLPALVAQLKRDEEKARAILQS from the coding sequence ATGATAGTTCACCGTGGTTTAGATGATATTTCTCCGCTTTCTAACGCCGTAGTTACCAGCGGCACTTTCGATGGGGTCCATCGCGGTCATCAGACAATTCTGACCCGGCTAACGGAAGTTGCGCAAACCAGCGAGGGTGAATCTGTTCTGATAACCTATTGGCCGCACCCGCGCACGGTCGTTTCTAACGATAGCCAGGATCTTAAGTTATTGACGACGCTGGACGAAAAAATCGAGTTGATCGAGCAGGCCGGTGTCAATCATCTGATTGTTATTCCATTTACACGATCATTTTCCGAACTAACGTCGGAACAATATATCCGTCAGATTCTTATTGATAAGATCGGGACGAAAAAACTCGTGATCGGTTATGACCACCGCTTCGGCCGCGACCGCGAAGGAGGTTTCGACTACATTCAGGCACACCAGAGCGAATATGGTTTTGAAGTCGAAGAAATTCCCCGCCAGGACGTAGAAGCAGTGGGCGTCAGTTCGTCGAAAATCCGGACGGCTTTACAGGAAGGCAATATTCATACGGCCAACTTATTTTTAGGGCGTCAGTACAATCTGACCGGAACCATTGTAAAAGGCCAGCAACTCGGTCGAACCATTGGCTTTCCAACGGCCAATCTCCAGGTAGATGACCCCATTAAGCTCGTTCCGGCCAACGGCGTTTACGCGGTTGATGTCGTTCAGGCGGGTCAGGTATACGGCGGAATGCTTAATATAGGCTTTCGGCCAACCGTTGCCGGAACCCATCAGACCATCGAGACCTATATTTTTGACTTCGATAAGGATATTTACGGCGAACACATGACCCTCCGGTTCAGGGAGTTTCTACGCCCCGAGCAGAAGTTCGAGGGCCTGCCTGCTCTGGTAGCCCAGCTAAAGCGTGACGAAGAAAAGGCACGGGCTATCCTACAGAGCTGA
- the trpS gene encoding tryptophan--tRNA ligase, with protein MARILTGIQSSGRPHLGNILGAIKPAIDLSKHPDNESFLFIADLHSLTTIKDGPTRREFTKSVAATWLAFGLDTSKNTFWRQSRVAEHTELCWYLNCFTPIPMLNNATSFKEKSDRATGAVNTGLFVYPVLQAADILLYDAEIIPVGKDQRQHIEMTRDIASTINRHYDDEVFVLPEPRIDDRLMTIPGIDGAKMSKSYNNYIDIFLPENELWKVIKKIKSDSTPLEDPKNPDTDITFQLYSLLASSEQTAALRGLYEGGNYGYGTAKKALYELILSQFAIERERYNYYIIDNPDALEAELQAGEEKARAVAGKTIARVREKLGFT; from the coding sequence ATGGCACGCATATTAACTGGTATTCAAAGCAGCGGACGACCGCATTTAGGCAATATTCTGGGGGCCATCAAACCCGCCATCGACTTATCCAAACATCCAGATAACGAGTCATTTCTGTTCATCGCTGATTTACACTCCCTGACAACGATTAAGGATGGGCCAACACGCCGGGAGTTTACAAAATCGGTAGCCGCAACCTGGCTGGCGTTTGGTCTGGATACCAGCAAAAATACATTCTGGAGACAATCGCGGGTAGCCGAACATACCGAGTTATGCTGGTATCTGAACTGCTTTACACCGATTCCGATGCTCAACAACGCGACCTCGTTCAAGGAGAAATCAGATCGGGCTACGGGTGCTGTGAATACTGGTCTGTTTGTTTATCCGGTTTTACAGGCTGCCGATATTCTTCTCTATGACGCCGAAATTATTCCCGTCGGGAAAGATCAGCGGCAACACATCGAAATGACACGAGACATTGCCAGTACGATTAACCGGCACTACGACGATGAGGTATTTGTTCTACCCGAACCGCGGATCGACGATCGGTTAATGACTATTCCCGGCATCGACGGCGCTAAGATGAGTAAGTCATACAACAATTACATCGATATTTTTCTGCCGGAAAATGAGTTGTGGAAAGTGATCAAGAAGATCAAATCCGATTCGACACCTCTCGAAGACCCAAAGAACCCGGATACCGACATTACCTTCCAGTTGTATTCGCTATTGGCATCGAGTGAACAGACCGCAGCATTGCGTGGCCTATATGAAGGTGGCAATTACGGCTACGGAACAGCTAAAAAAGCGCTCTACGAACTCATTCTTAGCCAGTTTGCTATAGAGCGTGAACGATATAATTACTACATAATCGACAATCCGGATGCCCTCGAAGCCGAACTTCAGGCTGGAGAAGAAAAAGCCCGCGCTGTGGCCGGGAAAACCATTGCGCGGGTTCGGGAAAAATTAGGCTTTACTTAA